A portion of the Naumovozyma castellii chromosome 2, complete genome genome contains these proteins:
- the KIN28 gene encoding TFIIH complex serine/threonine-protein kinase subunit KIN28 (ancestral locus Anc_2.332): MSTEITTPITQTEYTKEKKVGEGTYAVVYLGTKQSTGRQIAVKEIKTSEFKDGLDMSAIREVKYLQEIQHDNVIELVDIFMAYDNLNLVLEFLPSDLEVIIKDRSILFTPADIKSWMLMTLRGVHHCHRNFILHRDLKPNNLLLSPDGVIKVADFGLARAVPSPHEMLTSNVVTRWYRAPELLFGAKHYTSAIDIWSVGVIFAELMLRIPYLPGQNDIDQMEVTFRALGTPTDKEWPEVSSFGSYNKLQIYPPPSIDELRKRFIAASENALNFMCGMLTMNPKKRWNAIECLESEYFKEMPPPSDPSEIKIK; this comes from the exons ATGAGTACAGAAATAACAACACCGATTACTCAAACAGAATATACAAAAG AGAAGAAAGTTGGTGAAGGTACATATGCTGTTGTTTATCTTGGAACAAAGCAATCAACGGGACGTCAAATAGCTGTGAAGGAGATTAAAACCTCGGAATTCAAAGATGGCCTAGATATGTCAGCTATTAGGGAAGTGAAATACCTACAAGAGATACAGCATGATAATGTCATTGAACTGGTGGATATATTTATGGCATATGACAATCTGAATTTGGTGCTAGAATTTTTGCCATCTGATTTGGAAGTGATCATCAAGGACAGATCTATATTATTTACTCCTGCAGATATTAAATCTTGGATGTTGATGACTTTAAGAGGTGTTCACCATTGTCATAGGAATTTCATTCTCCATAGAGATTTAAAACCTAACAATTTATTGCTATCACCAGATGGTGTTATTAAAGTGGCGGATTTTGGTCTTGCCAGGGCCGTTCCCTCACCACACGAGATGCTAACAAGTAATGTGGTGACACGATGGTACAGAGCCCCCGAGTTGTTATTCGGTGCTAAACATTATACTTCTGCCATTGATATTTGGTCAGTGGGTGTCATATTTGCCGAATTAATGTTGAGAATTCCTTATCTACCAGGTCAAAATGATATCGATCAAATGGAAGTTACATTCAGGGCTCTAGGGACCCCAACAGATAAGGAATGGCCTGAAGTTTCCAGTTTTGGAAGTTATAACAAATTACAGATATATCCACCACCTTCAATAGATGAACTGAGGAAAAGGTTTATCGCTGCAAGTGAAAACGCCTTAAATTTTATGTGTGGAATGCTTACGATGAATCCCAAGAAGAGATGGAATGCCATCGAATGTTTGGAATCCGAgtattttaaagaaatgcCGCCACCTAGTGACCCATCAGAGATAAAGATCAAATAG
- the NSE4 gene encoding Smc5-Smc6 complex subunit NSE4 (ancestral locus Anc_2.342) has translation MSATATMKRPHDHIEGEGQQSADKKQKTKEGDALEFTVLQKYRQLEDDLIKDRAQTIRTGDIGIVVKNLKNIDHLFESVKGSKNNGIFAHDAKTIVNLSELAQISVRNLKIGETRSLIGVDEVLAYSKRYMLKEYFKINKIKEEKPNINGISNVIQEENEHAEEAHDELADAADNKRSENLRQNEVKKMFLQQFDNYNEFDQFNWFRMGALFDNLSKSAPTVDHLCGPFSLEKKIRAPIVRRINTDKVGEKTTAEKVTKETLDSKEPTTPEQVKRIFKILLKKIGKSNKINLFKFIMNPNSFCRTVENLFYTSFLIKEGKLVLEEDEEDGFPCIKIKKNSTSNDKNADEIEKQKNRDKPQNHIIFQIDIPTWQKLIKKFDIKESFLGE, from the coding sequence ATGTCTGCCACTGCTACTATGAAGAGACCTCACGACCATATAGAGGGCGAGGGACAGCAAAGTGCTGATAAGAAACAGAAGACTAAGGAAGGAGATGCCCTGGAGTTCACAGTGTTACAAAAATATCGACAACTAGAAGACGATTTGATCAAAGATCGAGCACAGACGATACGGACAGGGGATATAGGGATTGTTgtcaaaaatttgaagaacatTGACCATTTATTTGAGTCCGTTAAGGGATCTAAGAATAACGGGATATTTGCACATGATGCCAAGACTATCGTAAATTTAAGTGAATTGGCTCAAATCAGTGTgagaaatttgaagattggAGAGACAAGATCATTGATTGGAGTGGATGAAGTGTTGGCTTATTCTAAAAGATACATgttgaaagaatatttcaaaattaataagataaaagaggaaaaaCCAAATATTAATGGTATATCTAATGTAATTCAGGAGGAAAATGAGCATGCTGAGGAGGCTCATGATGAGCTGGCTGATGCTGCAGATAATAAGAGATCAGAGAATTTGAGACAAAACGAAGTTAAAAAAATGTTCTTACAACAGTTTGATAATTATAACGAATTCGATCAATTCAATTGGTTTAGAATGGGGGCCCTATTTGATAACTTGAGTAAGAGTGCACCCACTGTGGATCATCTTTGTGGTCCcttttctttggaaaagaaaattagaGCACCCATTGTGAGAAGAATTAATACTGATAAAGTTGGAGAAAAGACCACAGCTGAAAAAGTTACTAAGGAGACCCTGGATTCCAAGGAACCCACAACACCTGAACAAGTGAAAAgaatctttaaaatattactCAAGAAAATTGGGAAATCTAATAAgataaatcttttcaaatttataatGAATCCAAATTCATTTTGCAGAACTGTGGAGAATCTATTCTATACAAGTTTCCTAATAAAGGAGGGGAAATTAGTTTTGgaggaagatgaggaagatggATTTCCTTGCattaaaataaagaagaactCGACATCCAATGATAAGAATgctgatgaaattgaaaaacaaaaaaatcGTGATAAACCCCAAAACCATATAATTTTCCAGATTGATATACCAACATGGCAAAAGctgataaagaaatttgatatAAAGGAGAGTTTTCTAGGCGAATAA
- the NCAS0B05950 gene encoding uncharacterized protein (ancestral locus Anc_2.346), whose amino-acid sequence MSGTGTANAQTQSSPLERANSALLPESADKQQQEQNTDQNGKPIYDNWAIVSDAKANNSRQLLYAHIYHYLIENHYYNAALQFLREADIPISISPTKENKTKFSTSKTYQNNRRNLNSLLKTEMVINSSNTFLLEWWESFMTLNDYVESTPSELLLKNRTNHDPIYPILPQKYTAQPGRVSKPWPPTRTGPPNMNPNGVKPAPLPLDQQQQQQQQFQFPPQPSMPPQQKQPQQNYMQTNMNYQQGIPPQSQYPPNSEMTSTHNNLERISNPEIPNANYPANVQGFPMTSNNSLSTPVTPYASHPTQKINQVPQGVQPNSQYMVDQLQMQMMFQQQQQQQQQIQRQRQQQQQRQQRQRQRQVQGQPQGPPSYPNMPPSNQYSNEMYQQQQQQQQQQQQQQQQQQQPLSATVPQESSENMRNYSPLIYSDLMPEVRQQQQQQRKPQPQKPHNLSSHQ is encoded by the coding sequence ATGAGTGGCACAGGCACTGCAAATGCACAGACTCAATCGAGTCCCCTCGAGAGGGCAAACAGTGCCCTACTTCCAGAGAGTGCTGATAAGCAACAACAGGAACAGAATACGGATCAGAACGGGAAGCCTATATATGACAATTGGGCCATTGTATCTGATGCAAAGGCGAACAACTCCAGGCAGCTGCTTTACGCGCATATctatcattatttgatagaGAACCATTATTATAATGCAGCCCTCCAGTTTCTTCGAGAAGCAGACATTCCTATCTCAATCTCCccaacaaaagaaaataaaaccaAATTTAGTACTTCTAAGACGTATCAAAATAATAGGAGGAACTTGAATTCCTTATTAAAGACAGAAATGGTAATAAATTCCTCGAATACTTTTCTTTTGGAATGGTGGGAATCATTCATGACTTTAAATGATTATGTGGAATCTACCCCCTCGGAGTTGTTACTTAAGAACAGAACAAACCACGACCCAATTTACCCTATATTGCCTCAGAAATATACCGCTCAGCCTGGTCGTGTCTCCAAACCATGGCCTCCAACAAGAACAGGACCTCCTAATATGAACCCCAATGGGGTTAAGCCAGCACCACTCCCGCTAGAtcagcagcagcaacaacaacagcaattTCAATTCCCACCACAACCTTCTATGCCACCACAACAAAAACAGCCGCAACAAAATTACATGCAAACCAATATGAATTATCAGCAAGGAATTCCACCTCAATCACAATATCCCCCTAATTCAGAAATGACATCAACAcataataatttggaaagaataaGTAATCCTGAAATTCCTAATGCTAACTATCCTGCAAATGTGCAGGGATTCCCTATGACAAgcaataattctttatcaaCTCCTGTGACACCATATGCATCTCATCCAACTCAAAAAATCAACCAAGTTCCACAAGGCGTACAACCAAATTCCCAATATATGGTTGATCAACTACAAATGCAAATGATGTTtcaacagcagcaacagcagcagcaacaaattcaaagacAGAggcaacagcaacaacaaagGCAACAGAGACAAAGGCAGAGACAGGTACAAGGGCAACCACAAGGCCCTCCCTCTTACCCAAACATGCCTCCATCTAATCAATACTCGAATGAAATGtatcaacaacagcaacaacaacaacaacaacaacaacaacaacagcagcagcagcagcaaccTTTATCAGCTACTGTGCCTCAAGAGTCCTCAGAGAATATGCGTAACTATTCACCACTTATATATTCAGATTTAATGCCCGAAGTaagacaacaacaacagcaacaacgGAAACCACAACCTCAAAAACCACACAATCTATCATCCCATCAATAG
- the NCAS0B05940 gene encoding uncharacterized protein: MTNPYFLQQQRQQQQMAMAAAAANANRKQQTTSRSGSGSQLQTQSTPHQHHARNKNLKPEGNVLPPNRIPSPYNMDRASVQQQYMEMMKNIMQSNNHSHDSPVPQELPHSATQQSNTDPSTTNISPDELFTLGMMNQHDLSLPLNFPPNEKDENT; this comes from the coding sequence ATGACAAATCCTTATTTCttacaacaacaacgacaacaacaacaaatgGCAATGGCTGCCGCGGCTGCAAATGCCAACAGGAAACAACAGACCACATCACGATCAGGATCGGGCTCACAACTGCAAACACAGTCTACACCACACCAACATCATGCTCGTAATAAAAATCTAAAACCTGAAGGAAACGTGCTACCGCCTAATCGTATTCCTTCACCTTATAATATGGATAGAGCAAGTGTACAACAACAGTATATggaaatgatgaaaaatataatgcaGTCGAATAATCACTCCCATGATAGTCCAGTACCGCAAGAACTCCCACATTCTGCGACGCAACAATCAAATACGGACCCTAGCACTACTAACATCAGTCCCGATGAACTTTTTACATTGGGGATGATGAACCAACATGACCTCTCGCTGCCACTAAATTTCCCTCCtaatgaaaaggatgaGAATACATAA
- the MSS2 gene encoding Mss2p (ancestral locus Anc_2.333), producing the protein MNRVIIRRIATKSTSTLRPFHEIFPRKRLINRILFELDSNDTYKTLYPNFETLYLKHELPSTVSGPQLLLMDRVLLEVSKQQKMINEVLMKMRGELLELAAGKGENDAISTVCYNILSSPKDDSKGDAEDASRLIGELVKAGNVLTFKHLGDLSRLKGDINEAKLWYDKFMECVDQDETRVSDVSIIGQVLERLGEIEFNQSRVLGAEKYWLDAIARSKLEDSVKSYFYLSKVYLNSEPLKSRVLLENCATQGFRESFKELGYLELNYFKNLVKANEWFRLGMELFEIECFFGFFDSCYQLKEYKSCSKCLKSLETFKNINESYKKYGFRIRIS; encoded by the coding sequence ATGAACAGagtaataataagaagGATAGCGACCAAATCAACGTCAACACTTCGACCCTTCCATGAGATATTTCCACGAAAGAGGTTGATTAATAGAATCCtttttgaattggataGTAATGATACCTACAAGACATTGTATCCGAATTTTGAAACTCTCTACTTGAAGCATGAGTTGCCCTCAACAGTTTCTGGTCCGCAGCTTTTATTAATGGATCGTGTATTGTTGGAAGTGAGTAAGCAGCAGAAGATGATTAATGAGgtgttgatgaagatgcgTGGTGAGTTGTTAGAATTGGCGGCTGGTAAGGGTGAAAATGATGCCATCTCAACTGTTTGCTATAATATTCTAAGTTCACCTAAGGATGACTCTAAGGGGGATGCTGAGGATGCATCTCGATTGATTGGAGAATTGGTTAAAGCTGGTAATGTACTGACTTTCAAACATTTAGGTGATTTGTCTCGTCTGAAGGGTGATATTAATGAAGCTAAGCTATGGTATGATAAATTTATGGAGTGCGTAGATCAGGATGAAACGCGTGTAAGTGATGTTTCTATTATTGGACAAGTACTCGAAAGATTAggtgaaattgaattcaatCAAAGTCGAGTTCTAGGTGCTGAGAAGTATTGGCTGGATGCTATTGCTAGAAgtaaattggaagattcTGTCAAGTCATATTTTTATCTCTCCAAAGTATATTTAAACTCTGAACCTCTTAAATCTAGAGTTCTCTTGGAAAATTGTGCTACTCAGGGGTTTAGAgaatcatttaaagaacTAGgatatttggaattgaattattttaaaaatttagTGAAAGCGAACGAATGGTTTAGATTAGGGatggaattatttgaaattgaatgctTTTTTGGGTTCTTTGATTCATGTTACcaattaaaagaatataaatcTTGTTCGAAATGTTTAAAAAGTCTAGAAACatttaagaatattaaCGAGAGttataaaaaatatggTTTCAGAATTCGTATCTCAtag
- the PHO2 gene encoding Pho2p (ancestral locus Anc_2.337) has translation MSSSNQHAADPVENQMLDFHSNMINDILSQGQSFNEHFDLEYNLLTSSNNPSVMPPTEQQEQGQGQEHDEEQEQGNNTPPSSSSNSASVKRMPKSRRKRAKGEELNILKSHFELNPNPSNEERKKISNLVGMPEKSVRIWFQNRRAKVKKHNNLKNRNNANMDSNDEDFNDETSPNTDSNNAKFFDRIPVRINKNYNFIDVCSITVGSWNRKKYGSLLPEDLPIVEKLSNLSPVSMNNIMSNSTDLIVLTSKKNDEINYFFSAMANDTKILFRIFFPISSVKNCSLSLETDDDIITNNNVTNSSDTSERLGELKLILTKPPTFAVYFIKSDENETVPSINQWSICEDFSEGKQVTDAFIGGSNLPHVLSGLQDSLKFLNSHILEYKSTNEILPPSTITVPSHQLQSHDLMTPMQYSSSSTGTNDSLLPNIISPPNTNTLFSLLMPDQNSDSNLLNNHETDNLLPNSNSQQHQNESEPSNFFFENYDQETGKWL, from the coding sequence ATGAGCTCTTCTAATCAACATGCTGCGGACCCCGTGGAGAACCAAATGCTGGATTTCCATTCAAATATGATTAACGATATCCTCTCTCAAGGACAATCATTCAATGAGCATTTTGATCTGGAATATAATCTACTCACTTCCTCTAATAATCCATCGGTAATGCCACCCACAGAGCAACAGGAACAAGGGCAAGGGCAAGAGCATGATGAAGAGCAAGAGCAAGGGAACAACACACcaccttcatcatcttcaaattctgcTTCTGTTAAACGTATGCCCAAatcaagaaggaaaagagcCAAGGGGGAGGAGTTGAATATACTGAAGTCACACTTTGAATTGAATCCAAACCCATCAAATgaggaaagaaaaaaaatttcaaatttagtTGGGATGCCTGAGAAGAGTGTGAGGATTTGGTTTCAAAATAGAAGAGCGAAAGTGAAAAAGCATAATAACCTCAAGAACCGAAATAATGCTAATATGGATtccaatgatgaagattttaATGACGAGACGTCCCCTAATACTGATTCAAACAACGCCAAGTTCTTTGATAGAATACCCGTTAGAATCAACAAGAACTATAATTTTATTGATGTGTGTTCCATTACTGTTGGAAGTTGGAATAGGAAAAAATACGGCTCTTTACTGCCGGAGGATTTACCTATTGTGGAGAAATTATCGAATTTGTCGCCAGTGTCtatgaataatattatgAGTAATTCCACTGATTTGATTGTATTGacatcaaagaaaaatgatgaaattaactATTTCTTTAGTGCAATGGCAAATGATaccaaaattttatttagaATATTCTTCCCCATAAGCTCCGTTAAGAATTGTTCATTAAGTCTGGAaactgatgatgatataaTTACCAACAATAATGTTACTAACTCTTCAGATACATCTGAAAGGTTAGGagaattaaaattgatattaaCAAAACCACCCACTTTTGCAGTTTACTTTATTAAAagtgatgaaaatgaaactgTCCcttcaatcaatcaatggTCCATTTGTGAAGATTTTTCAGAAGGTAAGCAGGTCACAGATGCATTTATTGGGGGATCCAATCTACCTCATGTACTAAGTGGGCTACAAGACTCGCTGAAGTTCCTAAATTCTCATATTTTAGAATACAAATCCACAAATGAAATCTTACCACCTAGCACAATAACGGTACCATCACATCAATTACAATCACATGATTTAATGACACCAATGCAGTATTCCTCTTCCTCGACAGGTACTAATGATTCGTTATTGccaaatattatttctcCACCAAATACAAACACACTATTCTCATTATTAATGCCGGATCAAAATAGTGATTCAAACTTATTAAATAATCATGAAACTGATAATCTACTCCCGAACTCAAATTCGCAGCAACATCAGAATGAGTCAGAACCTagtaatttcttcttcgaAAATTATGATCAAGAAACCGGGAAATGGCTATGA
- the QRI7 gene encoding putative N(6)-L-threonylcarbamoyladenine synthase (ancestral locus Anc_2.343), whose protein sequence is MFQRSLRSTLRRAYNVLAIETSCDDTCVSLIERTLQHAQIIANFKSTLNSVSEGGIIPTKAQEHHQLMLSQLVKKALGCASDRTIDLVCATRGPGMVGSLSTGLSVAKGLALAWNVPLVGVHHMLGHLLVPRMFDEGLQFPFVTLLVSGGHTCLVLSEGLFHHEILCDTMDIAIGDSLDKCGREIGIQGNMIGREMEKLVAGMDDLDNASYRMVLPNPLIKKNIMGFSFAPFITAVKKHLETQNITDANTQMMRNMAFQIQESIFDHLVNRLQNAIKKDPNKFSNVKSFVCSGGVSANYTLRSKLEANLRSNFNRFYYPPLEFCTDNSVMIGWAGIELFESKLFGHLHSDLNILPIRKWSLTEIMNKPGWVWDGRMD, encoded by the coding sequence ATGTTTCAAAGATCTCTCCGTTCAACTCTGCGACGAGCGTACAATGTCCTGGCCATTGAGACCTCCTGTGACGATACTTGTGTATCCCTCATAGAAAGGACGCTACAACACGCACAAATCATTGCCAATTTTAAGTCGACCCTGAATAGTGTCTCCGAGGGGGGGATCATCCCGACGAAAGCACAAGaacatcatcaattgatGCTTTCTCAGCTCGTAAAGAAGGCCCTGGGATGTGCTAGTGATAGAACTATTGACTTGGTGTGTGCTACGCGAGGACCCGGAATGGTCGGGTCTCTGTCTACGGGACTTAGTGTCGCCAAGGGACTAGCATTGGCTTGGAATGTGCCCCTGGTTGGTGTCCATCATATGCTGGGCCATCTTCTGGTACCAAGAATGTTTGACGAAGGGTTGCAGTTTCCCTTCGTGACTCTATTGGTTAGTGGTGGGCATACTTGTCTGGTACTTTCGGAAGGTTTGTTCCATCATGAAATATTATGCGATACCATGGATATTGCTATCGGTGATTCATTGGACAAATGTGGGAGAGAGATTGGTATCCAAGGTAATATGATTGGGAGGGAGATGGAGAAACTGGTTGCTGGTATGGATGATCTTGATAACGCTAGTTATAGGATGGTATTACCGAATCCCCTCATCAAGAAAAACATTATGGGATTTTCATTTGCACCTTTCATTACTGCAGTGAAGAAACATTTAGAAACTCAAAATATAACTGATGCAAATACGCAGATGATGAGAAACATGGCTTTCCAAATACAAGAATCCATATTTGATCATCTTGTGAATAGATTACAAAACGCCATAAAAAAGGATCCcaataaattttctaaCGTTAAAAGTTTTGTTTGTTCTGGTGGTGTTAGTGCAAATTATACATTGAGATCCAAATTAGAAGCGAATTTGAGAAGTAATTTTAATCGGTTTTACTACCCACCTTTAGAGTTTTGCACTGACAATTCAGTCATGATTGGATGGGCGGgcattgaattatttgaaagtaaATTATTCGGGCATTTGCATAGTGATCTTAATATCTTGCCTATTCGTAAATGGTCACTCACtgaaataatgaacaaGCCAGGATGGGTGTGGGACGGGAGGATGgattaa
- the NCAS0B06010 gene encoding putative lipase (ancestral locus Anc_2.330) codes for MAKSISDDQVLYQDTSEVKIGGIRRYIIKYNLYTGDEIPTTISLDPLKLTIKNKVRKSFKAAYLMGPFTLYCDVRAQSYHHKQRIVSSKDVPQFISNLQPHSKFIAELSLHEIKKKYVWIIDVISQSIFSLNSVTSFELTLGTTTNNYNSGSSLEVETLSTDVIWNEKATIPLLRESRKMIHLVILTHGMHSNVTADMSYLMEQIYNTQSLYSNEKIVVKGYVGNVCKTEMGIKFLGEGLAKYIIDTLYSVEVAKISFIGHSLGGLIQSFAISSIAVLHPWFFEKVKPVNFITLATPFLGIVTDNPSYVKMLLSAGIIGKTGVDLGLKEHYDNILYLLSGEPIKSIMKKFERRTLYANAMNDGIVPLYTSCLLFLDYADVLSELDNLKRSIKITIDTPESGRESEKIINTSSSWSKVFKHRKEDKHSVKLPKTSIIESMASILQPPSPTDEYITNPSSRAKVIIHDKVYTEDDIERIESNFYKLKNDRLLSRFYRRHSTGKQNERLEVEIAKRWHSGTPWRKVIVALGSEAHNNIIVRRRFSNGYGWEVIDHLIENHFNGSDSLLVHNNEEQAVMKATMEPNKEFSWITKVEDPCSYSGGLLSRTTKLLDTMYVSNPEDRVTNKQVKP; via the coding sequence ATGGCTAAATCGATATCTGATGACCAGGTATTATACCAGGATACAAGTGAGGTCAAAATTGGCGGAATACGGAgatatattataaaataCAATTTATACACCGGCGATGAGATCCCCACCACCATATCACTCGATCCATTGAAACTAACTATAAAAAATAAGGTACGAAAATCATTCAAGGCAGCATATTTAATGGGTCCGTTTACTTTATATTGCGATGTGAGAGCCCAATCTTATCATCATAAGCAAAgaattgtttcttcaaaagatgTACCACAATTTATATCAAATTTACAACCTCATAGCAAATTTATCGCAGAGTTATCATTACATgagataaagaagaaatatgtGTGGATTATTGATGTTATAAGTCAGAGTattttttccttaaatAGTGTCACATCATTTGAGTTAACATTGGGGACCACTACAAACAATTATAATAGTGGATCATCCTTGGAAGTGGAGACTTTAAGTACAGATGTCATATGGAATGAAAAAGCGACGATACCACTTTTGAGAGAGTCAAGAAAAATGATTCATCTGGTCATCTTGACACATGGGATGCATTCCAATGTGACGGCAGATATGTCATATTTAATGGAACAAATTTACAATACACAGTCATTATATTCAAACGAAAAGATTGTCGTGAAGGGATACGTAGGGAATGTTTGCAAGACAGAAATGggaattaaatttttgggGGAAGGGTTAgccaaatatattattgaCACTCTGTATTCTGTGGAAGTTGCTAAAATCTCCTTTATAGGGCATTCACTTGGGGGGTTGATTCAAAGTTTTGCCATCTCCTCAATTGCTGTCTTGCATCCTTGGTTTTTTGAGAAGGTGAAACCAGTTAATTTTATCACTCTAGCTACACCATTTTTGGGAATTGTGACGGATAATCCAAGTTATGTAAAGATGTTACTTTCAGCTGGAATTATTGGGAAAACCGGTGTTGATTTAGGACTGAAAGAGCATTAtgataatatattatatctTCTGTCTGGGGAGCCTATTAAGTCtataatgaagaagtttgaaagaagaacttTGTATGCCAATGCTATGAACGATGGAATTGTCCCATTATACACATCTTGCCTGTTATTCCTCGATTATGCTGATGTACTTTCTGAATTAGATAACTTGAAGAGAAGCATTAAGATTACAATTGATACACCAGAGTCTGGACGTGAATCtgaaaagataataaatacttcttcatcgtGGAGTAAGGTTTTCAAACATCGTAAGGAGGATAAACATTCTGTTAAATTACCAAAGACCTCGATAATTGAGTCCATGGCATCAATTTTACAACCACCTTCTCCAACagatgaatatattacGAATCCATCATCCAGGGCTAAAGTTATCATCCATGACAAGGTCTACACAGAGGACGATATAGAGAGAATTGAATCTAATTTTTATAAACTGAAAAACGATAGACTTTTAAGTCGATTTTATAGAAGACATTCTACTggaaaacaaaatgaaCGATTGGAAGTAGAGATTGCTAAGAGATGGCATTCTGGTACACCCTGGAGAAAAGTCATAGTTGCCCTAGGATCTGAAGCGCATAACAATATCATAGTCCGAAGACGATTTTCGAATGGATATGGCTGGGAAGTAATTGATCATTTGATTGAGAACCATTTCAACGGAAGCGATTCTCTATTGGTGCATAATAACGAAGAGCAGGCTGTGATGAAGGCAACCATGGAACCAAATAAGGAATTTTCTTGGATCACGAAGGTAGAGGACCCTTGTTCATACAGTGGAGGGTTGCTATCAAGAACGACGAAACTATTAGATACAATGTATGTTTCAAATCCCGAGGACAGAGTTACCAACAAGCAAGTTAAGCCTTAA